From the Lolium rigidum isolate FL_2022 chromosome 2, APGP_CSIRO_Lrig_0.1, whole genome shotgun sequence genome, one window contains:
- the LOC124688072 gene encoding FCS-Like Zinc finger 1-like, whose product MARRGGNTPFLDACFLCRKPIAGDRDIFMYRGDTPFCSEECRGVQMEADEAAERKEKACSGRLTQPVPPASEVQAPDERGKVRAGSILAS is encoded by the exons ATGGCAAGAAGAGGAGGGAACACGCCTTTCCTGGACGCGTGCTTCCTCTGTAGAAAGCCGATCGCCGGCGACCGCGACATCTTCATGTACAG AGGCGACACGCCTTTCTGCAGCGAGGAGTGCAGGGGCGTGCAGATGGaggcggacgaggcggcggagCGGAAGGAGAAAGCTTGCTCCGGGAGGCTGACGCAGCCGGTGCCACCTGCCAGCGAAGTGCAGGCCCCTGACGAGCGTGGAAAGGTTCGAGCAGGGTCGATCCTAGCCAGCTAG